TATCGTTTTCAGCGTTGTCAAGGCAGGTTGCTCTGTATCTCTTCATCGGGTTTTTTCTGAGGTTTCTTCATGACTTTTACAATTGTTTTGTTCTTTGTCGGATTGGTTTTACTCTATTACGGTGCGGATTTTCTCGTCGACGGCAGTTCTCGTCTGGCACTGTCATTTGGAGTGCGTCCGTTGATCATCGGCATGACGATTGTGTCCTTTGCCACCAGCATGCCGGAGATGATGGTGTCGCTTCTGGCCATTGGCAAAGGTTCTTCTGATATCGCTGTTGGTAATATTGTTGGTTCCAATATTGCCAATATCGGTTTAATTCTTGGCGCTTCGGCTCTGCTGATGCCGCTGACGGTTCCGCGTGGCTTGTTGTGGCGTGAGTTGCCGATTATGATTGCTGCGACAGCGCTGCTGTATGGACTGAGCGTGGACGGGACGTTAAACCGCACCGATGGTGTGATTCTTTTGGTCTTATTGGGGCTGTTTATCGGTTACTGTCTGCGTTTTGCCCGCCAGGCGGGGCTGAATCCCGAAGCGCCGGAGTCATTGGTTGAGCCGGAAGTCGGTCATCGTGGGCGCGACGTGTTTTATGTTGTCGGCGGGATTATCGGTCTCGGAGTCGGCGCCAACTGGATGGTCAGTTCGGCCGTCATCATCGCACGCGCCATCGGTTTGTCCGAGCTGTTTATCGGCATGACCATTGTTGCTCTCGGAACGAGTCTGCCGGAATTGGCGGCATCGATGATGAGTGCGGCCAAAGGCGAGATGGAGATCAGTATCGGCAATGTGATCGGCAGTAATATTTTCAATATTCTCTTTGTGTTGGGCGTTTGTCCTGTTTTCCAGCCGATTGCTGTCGAACCGTCGATCCTGCGTCTTGAATTGCCGGTGGTGATGGTGTTCAGTGTGGCTCTGGTGCCGTTGTGCTGGCATCGTCATGTGATTGGTCGATGGAAAGGTGCCGTTTTACTGATTGCTTATGTTCTGTTTATCATCGCAATGACGTTGCGATGATTTTTCAGCGCGCTCTCTTTGTTGTCTTCGCCTGGATTATTGCCTGTTCTCAAGCCTTCGCCGGTAATGGTGCCAACGCGGTAGAGCGCTATCGCTGTTCTCACATTCTATTTGGAATCCTTGGTGAGCTGACGCTGGAAACGCGCTTTCTGGACTCTCAGCGGGTCCAGATTGAGTTGGCGGGTGATGCGCTGGGAATGATGGCCGTCCTTGATGGGAATCGCCAACAGCATTATCTCTCCATTCTTCATCAGGACAATCAGGGCCGCTTTGCCACGCTGGCGCACCGCCGGTCGACGCAGATTAATTCGCGTGGTCGGCGGATTCAATATGGCTGGTTGATGACGTTTGATGATGGTGGCCACGT
This region of uncultured Desulfuromonas sp. genomic DNA includes:
- a CDS encoding calcium/sodium antiporter produces the protein MTFTIVLFFVGLVLLYYGADFLVDGSSRLALSFGVRPLIIGMTIVSFATSMPEMMVSLLAIGKGSSDIAVGNIVGSNIANIGLILGASALLMPLTVPRGLLWRELPIMIAATALLYGLSVDGTLNRTDGVILLVLLGLFIGYCLRFARQAGLNPEAPESLVEPEVGHRGRDVFYVVGGIIGLGVGANWMVSSAVIIARAIGLSELFIGMTIVALGTSLPELAASMMSAAKGEMEISIGNVIGSNIFNILFVLGVCPVFQPIAVEPSILRLELPVVMVFSVALVPLCWHRHVIGRWKGAVLLIAYVLFIIAMTLR